In Sander vitreus isolate 19-12246 chromosome 8, sanVit1, whole genome shotgun sequence, the genomic window TTGACCCAgtatttgtgaatacaaatatctgacgtgaaagttctgtcacaaaactatgcgtatcattgcacattttgaaccctcctgttgtcctatatcattttttttcaatttattttttaaataacgtGGAttgttccatacaacgctcttgaCAAGTAAAAAATTgttaaaagaatgttgaaaaaattgagagaaatgtcagaaaaagtttcAAAAAAGCGCAGCATTTTGaattttaaactttgacccagaaaaagtaaaagttgcatggtcgacgggaagacaacacaagggttcagtgggtatatggaaatcctggagatttcttagtgggtatactgcgtatacctgcgcaacacgtagactacaccactgcctaACCCTTACCCTATCGAGGGTAACtgtaaaactgaaaatgtcCCTACAGTGCTATTGCTGATGGTTAGATTTAGTCAATAACATTAATGGAGAGTATACTACAGAGCCTAAAAAAACAGTTACATAACATTTATTGTGGCTCTACGGGGAACTTTTTTAAGACCGAGAAAATAACTCAAGTTACATCACTTAATAAACTCGTTTTCGGGCTTTGACACTACACATTTGCAACTGAAAATCTGTGTGGAGGTTCGAAAGACATGGGTGTTAAAGCTAATAAAGATGCGGTTGAGTTGCATCATGGGAAGTGAGGGATACAGTGTTTCTGCAGCTCGACCCAAGGAACCAAAAGTCAGGATATTTCGCACCTTCTGCTGCATCAAATTTCACCATTATTATAGTAAAATACTGATTCATGGGAATACTCCTTTAAAAAAGAcctgtcatgtttgtgtgtctctgatgGTTTGGTTCCCAGTGGGGCTCATTTGGCACACTTTCTGCATTGCTGCACCTCCCTGTGGTATCTTTTTTTACGGCTGCCACCATTTACTAAgtacatcacatcacatcacatcactttCTTCAGGAGGCATTTGCACACCCTGGAGAGGTTTCATCTCCCCTTGCTGGTTACAAAGCAATTTACAGTAACAAGTCCGTTTTCAGCCTGTATTTTACTTGAATGATGACGATAATGATGatagtggtgatgatgatgatgttgacgAGCAGAACACGTCTTGATTGTGGACTGTGCTTATGATGTGTGCGCGTCTTATATAGATCCGCCTTCATAAGGAGTGCTGCTGCTTGGTTTACCTGTAAGATaccagaggggagagagagagagagagagggagagagagagagagagagagagagagagagagagagaggacagaaatAATATAGACTATGactatagatatagatagatagatagatagatagatagagagatcgAATATGTGTAGGCAAGGGGAGGGAAAACAAGGAaaggagagagcaagagagagagagagagagagagagagagagagagagagcgagagagcgagagagagagagagagagaaagagagagaggtgcttGATAAAGTGGTGGGGCGGGGAGGGGGGCGGTCGGCACGCAGTGATTGGAAAATATCGAAGACGCGCACGCGCTAATCCGATGATGGCTCTCAGTTACCAGGGGGAGGGGTCTGTATagaccccccaaaaaaaaaaaaaagaagtaggaCCAGGGCGGGAGCATCTTGCGCCCGCGCGCCGCGTCCCTTCCTCTCGAGCCTTTTGTGTTTGAAACTCTCATATCTCACATATCAATAATTCAAGcgcgcgcgagagagagagcagacggagctctcccccccccccccccaccccgcgCGCTATGAGTTCTACTGCCTCGTCACTCGTCCAGGGCCCCTTCGCACCGCGCGCGACTCCCGCTTCTTGTGTTTCCAAGTGACAGAAAACCTACCgagaagtgaagaaaaagaggaaaggagCAGGTGAACACTGGCGACTCGAGCGGAGATAACGGTGGTAACAAActgatttttcaaaaaaaaaaaaaaaaagaggagaagcCTAAAAACAAACCGCCTGTTTTCCCCTCAAAGAGACCGCGAGGGATAAACTGTTTTCAGAGGGCTAATTAAATCCAAGAAAACGGAGTGGCATCTAGTTCATCTGGGGAACACGCGGGGAAACTCTTCCTACcttacttttttaaaaaggggaatagACCCGCGGCTTCACAAGGTGTGAATACGACCGAAGAAGTTCGCCGTTCTGGTCCGGTATGTTGGCGTTTTGCCTGCTGAGTGCCGTGTGGCTCGCGGCGAGCCCGGCCCACGCTCAGAACGAGACGGAACCAATCGTCCTGGAGGGGAAGTGCCTAGTGGTGTGCGACTCCAACCCGGCCGCGGACCCCACAGGCACGGCGCTCGGCATCTCGGTGCGCTCGGGCAGCGCCAAAGTGGCGTTCTCCGCAGTCCGGAACACCAACCACGAACCGTCCGAGATGAGCAACCGGACCATGGTCATCTACTTCGACCGGGTAGGAGAAATAAATAGGCTATCTATTCTGTTCTATTATATTCTATAGGcctagcaacaacaacaaaaatgaattaAGCAAAGTAAGTTTAAGATTGTTTTCAGTCAGtcttgtcagtttttttttttttttttaaagaaacaccagaaccaaacaaaaaaattggccgttttttttcttcctgcgcCATTGGCTATAAATGACCTTCCGAAGACCAAATAAAAGGCTATGTGCAATGAGGGCGGAACTTTTTTCCCGGAGCATATtgtgtaaaaaataatattaaaaacgtcataaaacCAGGAATCAATGGATAGGCTACAGTGGCTAGATATAGCTTAATCGCGCAGCTGCATCTCGTGCACCTGTGGTAATGGACTGACCGTGGTAACTAAAAGTAGAGCGGAattgaggctttttttttataagcaaTTACATGGCCAAAGTGGTTGGGAAAGTAAAGCCTGGTAGGAAAGTTGAATATTTTAACTTTCTGAGCTGACAATATGAAATATGGCAACTGACATCTCGCCAAATAATTTAGTAATGGCAGGTCGCGAGGGCGAGGTCCTACACGCCTGCCGTTAAAGGTTAATTCTCTCTCAAACTGCCGTTCAATTACACGCCATAGTCCGCCTCCAACCATAAAACCAGACATTTGGCCGCAGAAATGTATaattaaaaattacatttaaaagatTGATTGAGTTCCCTTGCATTTCCCATGAAGTTTGGAAGTTCTGACAAGAGGGAAAAGCCTAGATAAAAGCAGAGTTATTCCACTACATCAGTGAATCTGAATATGTGTTCCGGACCCTTTAGAGTCCCCTATCAAAGATTAAGTGAGATATTAATTTTAATCGGCTATCCTAGAAATTATTcctaaacaaaaaatgtaaaaggtgGGCTAAATAGGTTTAATTCTCTCCAAGTAAATTAAGACAGGTCAATACAAAGTgaataatatatttttgtttgttacatgaaaacatttgtgattttctgctttttaagATGCAGACTATGCCTTTGGTTGTGAAAGCTGTTTGTCAGGATGTTCTTGTAATAAATTATTTATGCACCTCTGTGatcctgcagtgtgtgcaaatacTATGAAAGACATAAGCTGGGATTTTATCAATGGAATTttgtcctttctttctttctttctttcttttaggtTATAGTAAATATTGGGAATAACTTTGATGAGGAGAGAAGTAATTTCATCGCGCCGCGCAAAGGGATTTACAGTTTTAACTTCCACGTAGTGAAAGTCTACAACCGCCAAACTATACAGGTAGcgccattttgtgtgtttgtcatgtttgtctatgtgtgtgtctgtgtgcgcggACCACACCACGCACCCCCTAATATGCTGTTTTTCCCTCACAAAAGTTGAATATCAGCCGCACGGGAAGTCATTTTGTTCATGTTTGAGATGCCTTTCCCGGGAGACAACGATGAAGGCGGGCGTTAACAGATGAAAGCTAGTCGCCCGCCGCCCATCGGCCAAATCATACATAATCAatacatgcagagaggacagagtcGAATCAAGTGCGTGTAGCCAGCAGGAGGACGGAGTGCTGTGGTGAGCCGTTTGCTCCAGCTGCTGcattttcagcaccatggacagcgccgtttctctctcagtctcttctTATGGAAAAGAGGCAGCAGGCTGACTTAGATTTTTGATTAttcaaaagattaaaaacattaagtacattttgaacagagcaaacagagacagacattttaattttctctctcacacacaacacactcacATGGGTTTTATgtagaaataataatacagttTTCACACTGCCTGCAGCATGCCCCATCACAACTCTCCTTTCATCCTCTTAACAGCTCGTGTTCACGATGCCTTAGACGCAGTCTCCATATTCTTTTGATGTGTCAAGTGATACTTGAAGTACTTCAGCCCATTTCCAGCATTTAACATGCACGTGATGATGCTTTACAAGCCACACAGCGTTAATTACAATGTATCTCTTGCAAATTAAACTGTTGTGTAATTATGCTCTTGGCTCCCCGGGGCTTTGGCATTATGTTTTTGCTACTTATGCTTTGTTATTGGAGTCTTGAATTAATTAGCATGGCAGCTGCAgtaaccacaacaacaacaacaaggaggGCGGGCGGGCGGGCGGGCTGGCGGGCGGGCGATATGCGAAGGGGGAAAAGCTATGTCAAGCTCGGCGCATACTCCCAGTCATCTTTGTGTGACTGAATGCAAATAGACCGTGGCTGGCTAACATGGCACTGAGGTAATTAAGTCTGTCATACCATGCAGAACACAATGGTGATAATGCCTGCCACATTACCATTAGTACTGTTATCTGTGCCAATTTGCTGTGTTCTCAATATGAAACTACAGCAAAGCTATGATATATTGTGGTGGACTAAAAAGGAAAACAGATAAACTGTCATTTTGATAAACTGACTTTTACAACCAGACTATTTAAGCTAGAGAACAGTACTTTAGTTTAAATCCTCTAAAGCCCTTTACGCTTTTACATAATATTTCAAAAGGGATTTAGAAACTATAGGTTTGTTCTTTGTTCTGTCACGTTTCTGGCATGAAACAGGTGTAGGTTGTCCTCTCTCCTCCAAGCATCCAACCTGTGTGCTGCTCACCCTCAACCTTTTCCACTCATCCTCCCATCCACCCAGCGCATCTGCTGTGTTGAAAACTCCCACTGTTTGATTGCCTTAGAGGCAGCTACTGTGGTGCATGCAAGAGATGAGAGACAGCAAGGAAAGGAGAGCGGTAGGGATGTAAGGGGTGGGATAGAGAGGAAAGGATGAGAGTGAATGTAAAACGGTGACACGGGAGAAGAAAAGATGGAACGAGGGACAGAGGGGAAGGAAGTGAGACGgagaagaataaaaagaaagtGAATAGAAAACGGGGGAACAGAAATAAAGAGTTTACATGGAGAGCTGAAAAGGTTGATTATTGATCAGTGGATGCTGGGTAGATGtacaaagggaagaaaaaacagTTAGCTACATCTCTCCTCAGTCCTTTCCTGTGCACAGATCTGCCTATCTATCTGTAAGGGGTGTGAAAAGTGATGTGGGTGTCAAAAAGCAGCTACAAACCTATCTCTCTCTTTGCCCAGCAATTAAATATTGCAAACGAAATACAGTATACTAAATAATAAAGTAGTATAATAAAGGGAACTCCATCAAACTCATTCTCAGCTATGCCTAATACTTCCACTAATGGTTAGCTTACTTGCgttcttttttccccttcttaAATCACTTACAATATACATACCAAACACTTCCGTTTGTTACAGGGTTTCATTTTGGGTGCAGATGTTTACATTTCCTACATGTGACACTACTTCTCTAGTTGCAATAAAATTGAAACAGATTAATTCTATATCCCTCGGTGAACATGTTGTACCTGGAGCTTGGAACAGCGAGCTCACAGATCAGAAAGACAAACAGATGAGACGCTGGTAGGATATCAACACTCAATGTGAGGTGCTCTCTAAATAGATGGGTGGGCTTTTAAATCACACGTttgtttttgactgttttttgaagaccattatatactgtctatgatagTGGTGTAATAAAAAGTCGATACACTagagtatcgcaatattttattttgcaatactgtatcaattttcaaaaaggaaatattgatatttttattattattattatttttttgtaaacgttcaaaaatgttcatgtaagacagtggttcacgtttatgttgtgtttaaaccccgtaccgctagatggctatgctgagacgcaccactagtgtcctcgcctaacagtgtctgactttttgctagaagctaacaatgtagctatggctgaactttggcctactttagcatataaacattagctcactaagaacctgggaaccaatatcccaaactggcagtttgattttctgtttactgaattgtttacctaaagtaaacttctttgacttctatgaacatcatgtctttttttaaatattagtaaaaatatattgcaatatattgaatcgtgacccatgtgt contains:
- the cbln1 gene encoding cerebellin-1, translated to MLAFCLLSAVWLAASPAHAQNETEPIVLEGKCLVVCDSNPAADPTGTALGISVRSGSAKVAFSAVRNTNHEPSEMSNRTMVIYFDRVIVNIGNNFDEERSNFIAPRKGIYSFNFHVVKVYNRQTIQVSLMHNGWPVISAFAGDQDVTREAASNGVLIQMEKGDRVYLKLERGNLMGGWKYSTFSGFLVFPV